The Salvia miltiorrhiza cultivar Shanhuang (shh) chromosome 1, IMPLAD_Smil_shh, whole genome shotgun sequence genome has a window encoding:
- the LOC131006400 gene encoding protein NRT1/ PTR FAMILY 5.1 isoform X1, which translates to MDSKGYTQDGTVDLRGRPAIADKTGKWKACAFLVGYEAFERMAFYGIASNLVVYLTTQLHEDTVSSVRNVNNWSGAVWITPILGAYIADSYLGRFWTFTISSLIYVIGMVLLTMAVSIKLLKPSCENGVCSKATTTQIAFFYTSLYIIGIGAGGTKPNISTFGADQFDDLNPHEKKLKASFFNWWMFSAFTGALFATLGLVYIQENLGWGLGYGIPTVGLILSLIIFYIGTPLYRHKVRRTNKPAGDILRVVVTAVANARLERPAHPSELHELDQHYYITTRKRRVHHTPVFRFLDMAAIKSEKSRRQACSVTQVEEAKLVVGMCMIWAVTLIPSTIWAQINTLFVKQGTTLDRHLGPTFQIPAASLGSFVTLSMLVSVPMYDRYFVPLMHRRTGNPRGITLLQRLGIGFVIQILAIAVAYAVEVRRMRVAAAHGITGPDQVVPMSIFSLLPQYVLLGIADVFNAIGLLEFFYDQSPEDMQSLGTTFFTSGIGVGNFLNSFLVTVVDKVTGRGREGKSWIGKNVNDSHLDYYYGFLFLLSALNLVVFLLASNKYVYKVESAEIEGREQIEPKNLGLQI; encoded by the exons ATGGATTCCAAAGGCTACACACAAGACGGCACAGTCGATCTCCGCGGCCGCCCCGCCATCGCCGACAAGACCGGCAAATGGAAAGCTTGTGCTTTCCTCGTCG GTTACGAAGCGTTCGAACGAATGGCGTTCTATGGTATTGCTTCAAATTTGGTGGTATACTTGACAACTCAACTCCATGAAGACACGGTTTCATCAGTTAGAAACGTGAACAACTGGTCCGGAGCTGTTTGGATCACACCCATTCTTGGTGCATACATCGCCGATTCCTACTTGGGCCGCTTCTGGACTTTCACCATCTCATCTTTGATTTATGTCATT GGGATGGTCCTTCTAACAATGGCGGTGTCGATCAAGTTGTTGAAGCCTAGTTGCGAAAACGGAGTGTGCAGCAAGGCTACCACAACGCAGATCGCATTCTTCTACACATCCCTCTACATAATAGGCATAGGCGCCGGCGGCACAAAGCCTAACATCTCCACATTCGGCGCCGACCAATTCGACGATCTAAACCCCCATGAGAAGAAGCTCAAGGCCTCCTTCTTCAACTGGTGGATGTTCAGCGCCTTCACCGGCGCCTTGTTCGCGACGCTCGGCCTCGTCTACATTCAAGAGAACTTGGGGTGGGGACTGGGATATGGAATCCCCACCGTCGGCCTCATCTTGTCCTTGATAATCTTTTACATCGGAACCCCCTTGTACCGCCACAAGGTTAGGCGGACTAACAAACCTGCCGGAGACATCCTACGAGTTGTCGTCACGGCCGTCGCCAACGCCAGGCTTGAGCGCCCCGCCCACCCTTCCGAGCTTCATGAACTCGACCAGCACTACTACATCACTACCAGAAAACGTCGAGTCCATCACACTCCGGTCTTCAG ATTTTTAGACATGGCTGCAATCAAGAGCGAGAAGTCAAGAAGGCAAGCATGCAGCGTGACTCAAGTGGAGGAGGCGAAGTTAGTGGTGGGCATGTGCATGATATGGGCAGTGACCCTAATCCCGAGCACCATATGGGCCCAGATCAACACCCTGTTCGTGAAGCAGGGCACCACCCTGGACCGGCACCTGGGCCCCACCTTCCAGATCCCGGCGGCCTCCCTCGGCAGCTTCGTCACGCTCTCCATGCTGGTCTCCGTCCCCATGTACGACCGCTACTTCGTCCCCCTCATGCACCGCCGCACGGGCAACCCCCGCGGCATCACCCTCCTCCAGCGCCTGGGCATCGGCTTCGTCATCCAGATCCTCGCCATCGCCGTCGCCTACGCCGTCGAGGTCCGGCGCATGAGGGTGGCCGCGGCCCACGGGATCACCGGCCCCGACCAGGTGGTCCCCATGAGCATCTTCAGCCTGCTGCCGCAGTACGTGCTGCTGGGCATCGCCGACGTCTTCAATGCCATCGGCCTGCTCGAGTTCTTCTACGACCAGTCGCCCGAGGACATGCAGAGCCTCGGGACGACCTTCTTCACCAGCGGCATCGGCGTCGGGAACTTCTTGAACAGCTTTCTGGTGACGGTGGTGGACAAGGTCACCGGGAGGGGCCGGGAGGGGAAGAGCTGGATCGGGAAGAATGTGAATGACTCGCATTTGGACTATTACTATGGCTTCCTTTTCTTGCTGTCGGCCCTCAATTTGGTCGTCTTTCTCTTGGCCTCCAACAAGTATGTGTATAAAGTTGAGTCCGCCGAGATCGAGGGGCGTGAACAAATTGAGCCCAAAAACTTGGGATTGCAAATATGA
- the LOC131006400 gene encoding protein NRT1/ PTR FAMILY 5.1 isoform X2, which yields MVLLTMAVSIKLLKPSCENGVCSKATTTQIAFFYTSLYIIGIGAGGTKPNISTFGADQFDDLNPHEKKLKASFFNWWMFSAFTGALFATLGLVYIQENLGWGLGYGIPTVGLILSLIIFYIGTPLYRHKVRRTNKPAGDILRVVVTAVANARLERPAHPSELHELDQHYYITTRKRRVHHTPVFRFLDMAAIKSEKSRRQACSVTQVEEAKLVVGMCMIWAVTLIPSTIWAQINTLFVKQGTTLDRHLGPTFQIPAASLGSFVTLSMLVSVPMYDRYFVPLMHRRTGNPRGITLLQRLGIGFVIQILAIAVAYAVEVRRMRVAAAHGITGPDQVVPMSIFSLLPQYVLLGIADVFNAIGLLEFFYDQSPEDMQSLGTTFFTSGIGVGNFLNSFLVTVVDKVTGRGREGKSWIGKNVNDSHLDYYYGFLFLLSALNLVVFLLASNKYVYKVESAEIEGREQIEPKNLGLQI from the exons ATGGTCCTTCTAACAATGGCGGTGTCGATCAAGTTGTTGAAGCCTAGTTGCGAAAACGGAGTGTGCAGCAAGGCTACCACAACGCAGATCGCATTCTTCTACACATCCCTCTACATAATAGGCATAGGCGCCGGCGGCACAAAGCCTAACATCTCCACATTCGGCGCCGACCAATTCGACGATCTAAACCCCCATGAGAAGAAGCTCAAGGCCTCCTTCTTCAACTGGTGGATGTTCAGCGCCTTCACCGGCGCCTTGTTCGCGACGCTCGGCCTCGTCTACATTCAAGAGAACTTGGGGTGGGGACTGGGATATGGAATCCCCACCGTCGGCCTCATCTTGTCCTTGATAATCTTTTACATCGGAACCCCCTTGTACCGCCACAAGGTTAGGCGGACTAACAAACCTGCCGGAGACATCCTACGAGTTGTCGTCACGGCCGTCGCCAACGCCAGGCTTGAGCGCCCCGCCCACCCTTCCGAGCTTCATGAACTCGACCAGCACTACTACATCACTACCAGAAAACGTCGAGTCCATCACACTCCGGTCTTCAG ATTTTTAGACATGGCTGCAATCAAGAGCGAGAAGTCAAGAAGGCAAGCATGCAGCGTGACTCAAGTGGAGGAGGCGAAGTTAGTGGTGGGCATGTGCATGATATGGGCAGTGACCCTAATCCCGAGCACCATATGGGCCCAGATCAACACCCTGTTCGTGAAGCAGGGCACCACCCTGGACCGGCACCTGGGCCCCACCTTCCAGATCCCGGCGGCCTCCCTCGGCAGCTTCGTCACGCTCTCCATGCTGGTCTCCGTCCCCATGTACGACCGCTACTTCGTCCCCCTCATGCACCGCCGCACGGGCAACCCCCGCGGCATCACCCTCCTCCAGCGCCTGGGCATCGGCTTCGTCATCCAGATCCTCGCCATCGCCGTCGCCTACGCCGTCGAGGTCCGGCGCATGAGGGTGGCCGCGGCCCACGGGATCACCGGCCCCGACCAGGTGGTCCCCATGAGCATCTTCAGCCTGCTGCCGCAGTACGTGCTGCTGGGCATCGCCGACGTCTTCAATGCCATCGGCCTGCTCGAGTTCTTCTACGACCAGTCGCCCGAGGACATGCAGAGCCTCGGGACGACCTTCTTCACCAGCGGCATCGGCGTCGGGAACTTCTTGAACAGCTTTCTGGTGACGGTGGTGGACAAGGTCACCGGGAGGGGCCGGGAGGGGAAGAGCTGGATCGGGAAGAATGTGAATGACTCGCATTTGGACTATTACTATGGCTTCCTTTTCTTGCTGTCGGCCCTCAATTTGGTCGTCTTTCTCTTGGCCTCCAACAAGTATGTGTATAAAGTTGAGTCCGCCGAGATCGAGGGGCGTGAACAAATTGAGCCCAAAAACTTGGGATTGCAAATATGA
- the LOC131006401 gene encoding uncharacterized protein LOC131006401 isoform X1, translating to MVRMVIDKSRVESIISIFVTVHPHETSALISSTSTFFFVLSAYFVVLPLRDEGAISLGLGNLPSLFVGSLLLTLVAAPVSTLVFSLPNLSKGKALFLIHRFFSFSLVIFFVLWLFSTPGSSSFKAKEMLPVKTIVKDELKVTVDETITANSGGWESHGWFYILVRIAMFLWVALLNLITISSTWARVIDVMDNESGSRLFGFIGAGATLGQLFGSLFATGMAWVGPYLLLVSALLLEFAAQSSVGINKDVSQHPEELSPLRKADNDDVSETDGKSEMALQASSPRISTSRGKPHIWVILEGLQLILSSTYLLQVALFLWLSALVSSFFYFQKVTVIASTVASPVGRRKLFAQINSFIAVFILGGQLTLTGHILTVAGVTAAICSAPLVGFLNLIALSVWPSWIAVAISETLRKVVIYVVTRPGRELLFTVVTQDEKYKAKVCIDVIVQRLGDATAAGMYKLLSGTLNGSASTLPLYALPVCFVWLATAFHLGRQQQQLAKLRSSQRSETSSR from the exons ATGGTCAGAATGGTAATCGATAAATCTCGTGTAGAAtcaattatttcaattttcGTTACTGTTCATCCCCACGAAACCTCTGCATTGATCTCTTCGACCTCCACATTTTTCTTT GTATTGAGTGCGTACTTCGTGGTGCTTCCGTTGCGGGATGAAGGTGCGATATCGTTGGGTTTGGGGAATCTTCCAAGTCTCTTCGTCGGATCACTGCTGCTCACGTTGGTTGCTGCGCCTGTTTCAACCCTCGTCTTTTCGTTACCGAATCTCTCCAAAGGAAAA GCTTTGTTCCTGATACACCGGTTTTTTAGCTTCTCTCTTGTTATATTCTTTGTTCTATGGCTTTTTTCTACACCTGGAAGTTCATCGTTTAAAGCCAAG GAAATGCTTCCTGTGAAAACCATTGTAAAGGACGAGCTGAAGGTTACAGTCGATGAAACCATTACAGCTAATTCAGGTGGCTGGGAAAGCCATGGGTGGTTTTACATTTTAGTCAGGATTGCCATGTTCCTTTGG GTTGCCCTTCTTAATCTTATAACTATCTCCTCAACGTGGGCAAGAGTAATTGATGTGATGGATAATGAG TCAGGTTCAAGATTGTTTGGGTTTATTGGTGCTGGTGCTACGCTAGGTCAGCTCTTTGGTTCACTGTTTGCTACAGGAATGGCATGGGTTGGCCCAT ATTTGCTTCTTGTCTCTGCTCTCTTGTTGGAATTTGCTGCGCAGTCTTCGGTAGGAATCAACAAGGACGTTTCCCAGCATCCAGAAGAACTATCTCccttaag AAAAGCTGATAATGATGATGTCAGTGAGACTGATGGAAAAAGTGAAATGGCTCTACAAGCGTCTTCTCCCAGAATTTCTACTTCCAGAGGGAAACCTCATATCTGGGTTATATTGGAGGGTCTGCAGCTTATATTATCATCGACCTATTTATTACAAGTTGCACTATTCCTTTGGCTAAGTGCATTGGTGTCCTCTTTCTTCTACTTCCAG AAAGTGACTGTTATTGCCAGTACTGTTGCAAGTCCTGTTGGTAGAAGAAAATTGTTTGCACAGATCAACAGCTTTATTGCTGTTTTCATCCTTGGCGGACAACTTACTCTAACG GGGCATATCCTTACTGTTGCTGGGGTTACGGCAGCTATTTGCTCTGCACCACTTGTTGGGTTCTTAAATCTGATTGCTCTATCGGTATGGCCATCATGGATAGCAGTTGCCATATCTGAAACTCTACGGAAG GTGGTTATATACGTCGTTACTCGCCCTGGAAGAGAGCTGCTTTTCACTGTTGTTACCCAAGATGAGAAGTACAAAGCGAAG GTATGCATAGATGTAATTGTTCAAAGGCTTGGAGATGCCACTGCAGCCGGGATGTACAAGCTTCTTTCGGGCACTTTAAACGGCAGTGCCTCTACCCTGCCCCTTTATGCATTGCCC GTGTGTTTCGTATGGTTAGCAACAGCATTCCATTTAGGACGCCAACAACAACAACTAGCAAAGCTCCGATCATCTCAACGATCCGAAACATCATCAAGATGA
- the LOC131006401 gene encoding uncharacterized protein LOC131006401 isoform X2: MVRMVLSAYFVVLPLRDEGAISLGLGNLPSLFVGSLLLTLVAAPVSTLVFSLPNLSKGKALFLIHRFFSFSLVIFFVLWLFSTPGSSSFKAKEMLPVKTIVKDELKVTVDETITANSGGWESHGWFYILVRIAMFLWVALLNLITISSTWARVIDVMDNESGSRLFGFIGAGATLGQLFGSLFATGMAWVGPYLLLVSALLLEFAAQSSVGINKDVSQHPEELSPLRKADNDDVSETDGKSEMALQASSPRISTSRGKPHIWVILEGLQLILSSTYLLQVALFLWLSALVSSFFYFQKVTVIASTVASPVGRRKLFAQINSFIAVFILGGQLTLTGHILTVAGVTAAICSAPLVGFLNLIALSVWPSWIAVAISETLRKVVIYVVTRPGRELLFTVVTQDEKYKAKVCIDVIVQRLGDATAAGMYKLLSGTLNGSASTLPLYALPVCFVWLATAFHLGRQQQQLAKLRSSQRSETSSR; encoded by the exons ATGGTCAGAATG GTATTGAGTGCGTACTTCGTGGTGCTTCCGTTGCGGGATGAAGGTGCGATATCGTTGGGTTTGGGGAATCTTCCAAGTCTCTTCGTCGGATCACTGCTGCTCACGTTGGTTGCTGCGCCTGTTTCAACCCTCGTCTTTTCGTTACCGAATCTCTCCAAAGGAAAA GCTTTGTTCCTGATACACCGGTTTTTTAGCTTCTCTCTTGTTATATTCTTTGTTCTATGGCTTTTTTCTACACCTGGAAGTTCATCGTTTAAAGCCAAG GAAATGCTTCCTGTGAAAACCATTGTAAAGGACGAGCTGAAGGTTACAGTCGATGAAACCATTACAGCTAATTCAGGTGGCTGGGAAAGCCATGGGTGGTTTTACATTTTAGTCAGGATTGCCATGTTCCTTTGG GTTGCCCTTCTTAATCTTATAACTATCTCCTCAACGTGGGCAAGAGTAATTGATGTGATGGATAATGAG TCAGGTTCAAGATTGTTTGGGTTTATTGGTGCTGGTGCTACGCTAGGTCAGCTCTTTGGTTCACTGTTTGCTACAGGAATGGCATGGGTTGGCCCAT ATTTGCTTCTTGTCTCTGCTCTCTTGTTGGAATTTGCTGCGCAGTCTTCGGTAGGAATCAACAAGGACGTTTCCCAGCATCCAGAAGAACTATCTCccttaag AAAAGCTGATAATGATGATGTCAGTGAGACTGATGGAAAAAGTGAAATGGCTCTACAAGCGTCTTCTCCCAGAATTTCTACTTCCAGAGGGAAACCTCATATCTGGGTTATATTGGAGGGTCTGCAGCTTATATTATCATCGACCTATTTATTACAAGTTGCACTATTCCTTTGGCTAAGTGCATTGGTGTCCTCTTTCTTCTACTTCCAG AAAGTGACTGTTATTGCCAGTACTGTTGCAAGTCCTGTTGGTAGAAGAAAATTGTTTGCACAGATCAACAGCTTTATTGCTGTTTTCATCCTTGGCGGACAACTTACTCTAACG GGGCATATCCTTACTGTTGCTGGGGTTACGGCAGCTATTTGCTCTGCACCACTTGTTGGGTTCTTAAATCTGATTGCTCTATCGGTATGGCCATCATGGATAGCAGTTGCCATATCTGAAACTCTACGGAAG GTGGTTATATACGTCGTTACTCGCCCTGGAAGAGAGCTGCTTTTCACTGTTGTTACCCAAGATGAGAAGTACAAAGCGAAG GTATGCATAGATGTAATTGTTCAAAGGCTTGGAGATGCCACTGCAGCCGGGATGTACAAGCTTCTTTCGGGCACTTTAAACGGCAGTGCCTCTACCCTGCCCCTTTATGCATTGCCC GTGTGTTTCGTATGGTTAGCAACAGCATTCCATTTAGGACGCCAACAACAACAACTAGCAAAGCTCCGATCATCTCAACGATCCGAAACATCATCAAGATGA
- the LOC131006401 gene encoding uncharacterized protein LOC131006401 isoform X3 has translation MLPVKTIVKDELKVTVDETITANSGGWESHGWFYILVRIAMFLWVALLNLITISSTWARVIDVMDNESGSRLFGFIGAGATLGQLFGSLFATGMAWVGPYLLLVSALLLEFAAQSSVGINKDVSQHPEELSPLRKADNDDVSETDGKSEMALQASSPRISTSRGKPHIWVILEGLQLILSSTYLLQVALFLWLSALVSSFFYFQKVTVIASTVASPVGRRKLFAQINSFIAVFILGGQLTLTGHILTVAGVTAAICSAPLVGFLNLIALSVWPSWIAVAISETLRKVVIYVVTRPGRELLFTVVTQDEKYKAKVCIDVIVQRLGDATAAGMYKLLSGTLNGSASTLPLYALPVCFVWLATAFHLGRQQQQLAKLRSSQRSETSSR, from the exons ATGCTTCCTGTGAAAACCATTGTAAAGGACGAGCTGAAGGTTACAGTCGATGAAACCATTACAGCTAATTCAGGTGGCTGGGAAAGCCATGGGTGGTTTTACATTTTAGTCAGGATTGCCATGTTCCTTTGG GTTGCCCTTCTTAATCTTATAACTATCTCCTCAACGTGGGCAAGAGTAATTGATGTGATGGATAATGAG TCAGGTTCAAGATTGTTTGGGTTTATTGGTGCTGGTGCTACGCTAGGTCAGCTCTTTGGTTCACTGTTTGCTACAGGAATGGCATGGGTTGGCCCAT ATTTGCTTCTTGTCTCTGCTCTCTTGTTGGAATTTGCTGCGCAGTCTTCGGTAGGAATCAACAAGGACGTTTCCCAGCATCCAGAAGAACTATCTCccttaag AAAAGCTGATAATGATGATGTCAGTGAGACTGATGGAAAAAGTGAAATGGCTCTACAAGCGTCTTCTCCCAGAATTTCTACTTCCAGAGGGAAACCTCATATCTGGGTTATATTGGAGGGTCTGCAGCTTATATTATCATCGACCTATTTATTACAAGTTGCACTATTCCTTTGGCTAAGTGCATTGGTGTCCTCTTTCTTCTACTTCCAG AAAGTGACTGTTATTGCCAGTACTGTTGCAAGTCCTGTTGGTAGAAGAAAATTGTTTGCACAGATCAACAGCTTTATTGCTGTTTTCATCCTTGGCGGACAACTTACTCTAACG GGGCATATCCTTACTGTTGCTGGGGTTACGGCAGCTATTTGCTCTGCACCACTTGTTGGGTTCTTAAATCTGATTGCTCTATCGGTATGGCCATCATGGATAGCAGTTGCCATATCTGAAACTCTACGGAAG GTGGTTATATACGTCGTTACTCGCCCTGGAAGAGAGCTGCTTTTCACTGTTGTTACCCAAGATGAGAAGTACAAAGCGAAG GTATGCATAGATGTAATTGTTCAAAGGCTTGGAGATGCCACTGCAGCCGGGATGTACAAGCTTCTTTCGGGCACTTTAAACGGCAGTGCCTCTACCCTGCCCCTTTATGCATTGCCC GTGTGTTTCGTATGGTTAGCAACAGCATTCCATTTAGGACGCCAACAACAACAACTAGCAAAGCTCCGATCATCTCAACGATCCGAAACATCATCAAGATGA
- the LOC131006402 gene encoding phosphoglucan phosphatase LSF2, chloroplastic, whose translation MEAVASLSSRLLLSPFQLQKTGILFSSPKQIAKNSLKSPKICCKLPENDTEATTHSTQGFSSSKTDEYNIAMKKLMMNPYEYHHEFGMNYTLITEDLIVGSQPQKVEDIDHLKEEENVAYILNLQQDSDVEYWGVDLQSIIKRCKEIGIRHMRRPAKDFDPDSLRNGLPKAVSSLEWAIREGKGRAYVHCTAGLGRAPAVAIAYMFWFCNMDLDTAYKTLTSKRPCGPNRQAIRGATYDLAKSDPWKEPLESLPEDAFENIADWERQLIQDRVRALGGT comes from the exons atggaaGCTGTTGCAAGCTTGTCTTCACGGCTTCTTTTATCTCCATTTCAATTGCAGAAAACTGGTATCCTCTTCTCTTCTCCAAAGCAAATCGCAAAGAATTCCCTCAAATCTCCTAAGATTTGTTGCAAGCTACCTGAGAATGACACTGAAGCAACAACCCATTCTACGCAAGGGTTTTCGAGTAGCAAAACAGACGAGTACAACATAGCCATGAAGAAGCTCATGATGAACCCGTATGAATATCATCACGAATTTG GCATGAACTATACTCTGATAACTGAGGATCTGATTGTTGGCTCTCAACCTCAAAAGGTTGAGGACATCGATCATctgaaagaggaagagaatgtGGCATATATTCTCAACTTGCAGCAGGATAGTGATGTAGAATACTGGGGAGTCGACCTTCAATCTATTATAAAGAGATGCAAAGAAATTGGAATACGGCACATGAGAAGGCCT GCAAAAGATTTCGATCCAGATTCTTTAAGAAATGGATTACCAAAAGCAGTTTCGTCATTGGAATGGGCGATCAGAGAGGGTAAAGGAAGAGCATATGTTCACTGCACTGCTGGTTTGGGAAGGGCACCAGCTGTTGCAATTGCTTATATGTTCTGGTTCTGCAATATGGAC CTAGACACAGCATACAAGACGCTGACTTCAAAGAGGCCGTGTGGACCCAATAGACAGGCGATTCGTGGAGCAACGTATGATTTGGCCAAGAGCGACCCCTGGAAGGAGCCTCTTGAAAGTTTACCTGAAGATGCTTTTGAGAATATAGCAGACTGGGAAAGACAACTGATCCAGGATCGTGTTCGTGCACTTGGTGGAACTTGA